The Capra hircus breed San Clemente chromosome 25, ASM170441v1, whole genome shotgun sequence genome has a window encoding:
- the TFAP4 gene encoding transcription factor AP-4 isoform X2 → MEYFMVPTQKVPSLQHFRKTEKEVIGGLCSLANIPLTPETQRDQERRIRREIANSNERRRMQSINAGFQSLKTLIPHTDGEKLSKAAILQQTAEYIFSLEQEKTRLLQQNTQLKRFIQELSGSSPKRRRAEDKDEGIGSPDIWEDEKAEDLRREMIELRQQLDKERSVRMMLEEQVRSLEAHMYPEKLKVIAQQVQLQQQQEQVRLLHQEKLEREQQHLRTQLLPTPAPTHHPTVIVPAPAPPPSHHINVVTMGPSSVINSVSTSRQNLDTIVQAIQHIEGTQGQEEEQRRAVIVKPVRGCPEAHASDTASDSEASDSDAMDQGREEPAGNGGLP, encoded by the exons ATGGAGTATTTCATGGTGCCCACTCAGAAGGTGCCCTCTTTGCAACATTtcaggaaaacagagaaagaagtgATAGGAGGGCTCTGTAG CCTGGCCAACATTCCACTGACCCCTGAGACTCAGCGGGACCAGGAGCGGCGGATTCGGCGGGAGATTGCCAACAGCAACGAGCGGAGGCGCATGCAGAGCATCAACGCGGGCTTCCAGTCCCTCAAGACCCTCATCCCCCACACAGATGGAGAGAAGCTCAGCAAG gcaGCCATTCTCCAGCAGACAGCAGAGTATATCTTCTCCCTGGAGCAGGAGAAGACCCGGCTCCTGCAGCAGAACACACAGCTCAAGCGCTTCATCCAG GAGCTGAGCGGCTCATCCCCCAAGCGGAGGCGGGCGGAGGACAAAGACGAGGGCATTGGCTCGCCGGACATCTGGGAGGACGAGAAGGCGGAGGATCTGCGGCGGGAGATGATCGAGCTGCGGCAGCAACTGGACAAGGAGCGCTCGGTGCGCATGATGCTGGAGGAGCAG GTCCGCTCCCTGGAGGCCCACATGTACCCGGAAAAGCTCAAGGTGATCGCACAGCAggtgcagctgcagcagcagcaggagcaggtcCGGCTGCTGCACCAGGAGAAGCTGGAGCGGGAACAGCAGCACCTGCGGACCCAG CTCCTGCCCACTCCggcccccacccaccaccccacgGTGATAGTGCCAGCGCCggcaccccctccctcccaccacatCAACGTCGTCACCATGGGCCCCTCCTCGGTCATCAACTCTGTTTCAACGTCCCGGCAAAATCTGGACACCATCGTGCAG GCGATCCAGCACATCGAGGGCACCCAGGGCCAGGAGGAGGAGCAGCGGCGAGCCGTCATCGTGAAGCCGGTCCGCGGTTGCCCCGAGGCCCACGCCTCGGACACCGCCTCCGATTCGGAGGCCTCAGACAGCGACGCCATGGACCAGGGCCGGGAGGAGCCGGCAGGGAACGGGGGGCTTCCCTGA
- the TFAP4 gene encoding transcription factor AP-4 isoform X1 has translation MQFLTPRKEAGGVLSFHQLFPALKQTSDQLQTHTHTDTHTHTHTHTHTHTHTPGEAGRRDLPPAPPARLPPLAAAAASIWDRPILHLRPALPFDSDFHLAFSGGPRDLARAEEGGRSLWSISWCPLRSLANIPLTPETQRDQERRIRREIANSNERRRMQSINAGFQSLKTLIPHTDGEKLSKAAILQQTAEYIFSLEQEKTRLLQQNTQLKRFIQELSGSSPKRRRAEDKDEGIGSPDIWEDEKAEDLRREMIELRQQLDKERSVRMMLEEQVRSLEAHMYPEKLKVIAQQVQLQQQQEQVRLLHQEKLEREQQHLRTQLLPTPAPTHHPTVIVPAPAPPPSHHINVVTMGPSSVINSVSTSRQNLDTIVQAIQHIEGTQGQEEEQRRAVIVKPVRGCPEAHASDTASDSEASDSDAMDQGREEPAGNGGLP, from the exons ATGCAATTCCTTACTCCGCGGAAGGAGGCCGGGGGAGTGCTGAGTTTTCACCAGCTGTTTCCCGCCTTGAAACAGACATCTGATCagctgcaaacacacacacacacagacacacacacacacacacacacacacacacacacacacacacacacgcccggGGAGGCAGGCCGGAGAGAcctccctcccgcccctcccgccCGCCTCCCTCCCCTCGCCGCCGCCGCAGCCAGCATCTGGGACCGGCCGATTCTGCACCTCCGTCCGGCGCTGCCCTTTGATTCGGATTTCCATCTTGCATTCTCCGGCGGACCGCGGGACCTGGCTCGTGCAGAGGAGGGGGGCCGATCGCTATGGAGTATTTCATGGTGCCCACTCAGAAG CCTGGCCAACATTCCACTGACCCCTGAGACTCAGCGGGACCAGGAGCGGCGGATTCGGCGGGAGATTGCCAACAGCAACGAGCGGAGGCGCATGCAGAGCATCAACGCGGGCTTCCAGTCCCTCAAGACCCTCATCCCCCACACAGATGGAGAGAAGCTCAGCAAG gcaGCCATTCTCCAGCAGACAGCAGAGTATATCTTCTCCCTGGAGCAGGAGAAGACCCGGCTCCTGCAGCAGAACACACAGCTCAAGCGCTTCATCCAG GAGCTGAGCGGCTCATCCCCCAAGCGGAGGCGGGCGGAGGACAAAGACGAGGGCATTGGCTCGCCGGACATCTGGGAGGACGAGAAGGCGGAGGATCTGCGGCGGGAGATGATCGAGCTGCGGCAGCAACTGGACAAGGAGCGCTCGGTGCGCATGATGCTGGAGGAGCAG GTCCGCTCCCTGGAGGCCCACATGTACCCGGAAAAGCTCAAGGTGATCGCACAGCAggtgcagctgcagcagcagcaggagcaggtcCGGCTGCTGCACCAGGAGAAGCTGGAGCGGGAACAGCAGCACCTGCGGACCCAG CTCCTGCCCACTCCggcccccacccaccaccccacgGTGATAGTGCCAGCGCCggcaccccctccctcccaccacatCAACGTCGTCACCATGGGCCCCTCCTCGGTCATCAACTCTGTTTCAACGTCCCGGCAAAATCTGGACACCATCGTGCAG GCGATCCAGCACATCGAGGGCACCCAGGGCCAGGAGGAGGAGCAGCGGCGAGCCGTCATCGTGAAGCCGGTCCGCGGTTGCCCCGAGGCCCACGCCTCGGACACCGCCTCCGATTCGGAGGCCTCAGACAGCGACGCCATGGACCAGGGCCGGGAGGAGCCGGCAGGGAACGGGGGGCTTCCCTGA